Below is a genomic region from Triticum dicoccoides isolate Atlit2015 ecotype Zavitan chromosome 5A, WEW_v2.0, whole genome shotgun sequence.
TATAAATGTAATATATTGCAAACGCAATAAAGCATATGTATTTGTATTTTTAGTTTTCATATTATTACTCTGAATATTCATATCGCATACAATCAAATATCAATGATTATATTGCAAAATATTCCCCGCAACAACGTGTGGGCTATCATCTAGTTTATGTTAACATGCAACCTATATATCCACCTCATATATTTTCACACATGCCACCTCTCATTTAAATGCACAAGTAAGACATCTACATTATCAAGCGCATGCAATCAATCAATTGTCCACATTCCACCACAAGCATGTCCTCCACATCATCAAGCGCCCATGCAACCTTTCAACTTTCCAGTTTCTACCACATGCAAGCCTCCACATCAGCAAAGAACATGAAAGCCCTTCACGTCAttaacttttatttttgtttttgaacaATAAATAATTGAACTTGAATGTCATCCACCCTCCATTTATCTTTAGGTTGAATAATATTCTCATATATTCTAATTTTATTTTtgataagtactccctctgtaaagaaatataagagtgtttaaatcattaaagtagtgatctaaatgctcttatatttctttacggatggAGTACATTACTAAAAATTACCTCAGCAACGCACGGGGCGTTATCTTCTTTTCTGGAAAAGACGAAGCCGAGTCAACGGTGGGCATTGCAGCCTCCATCTAGTAGAGCAATCAATCACATCACACGCCTAATTTCCACACGCACAAGACTTATGTGCAGAATTGGTGGCAGAAGACGACCAGACTAGTCCAAGTCAATGTTTTGGACTGAACCGTGAAAAAATGCCATTACCAGCAGTACCAAAACTCTCTTATGTGAGAGTGGAGACCGGCGCCCATCTCATGCTTGCAGCACGATAGGTAGGCACGCTCCATAGACCAAGTGACCAACCAATGGAGAAAACAACTGATTACATCTCGGCGGCAGCACAAGTGGTGGTCATACTCATGATGGCAGCGGCGCTCATGTCCCCGCTCTGCTGCGCCGCTGCTCCAAGTCCACCGGCGATGGGTCTGCCGGGCTGCGAGACCCGCTGCGGCAACGTGAGCGTGCCGTACCCCTTCGGCATAGGGCCGGCCAGGTGCTACCGCTCGCGGGGGTTCAAGCTCACCTGCGTCGACCACGGAAACAGCAGCAAGATCCCGAGGCTTCTGCTGGGTGACGGCAGCGCCAGCGCGTTCGAGGTGGTCGGCATCACGCTGGAGAACAACACGATGCGCGTCATCAGCCACGGAGTGCACGCCATAAACATAAGCGGTGGCTCCGGGCGGTGGAGCCTCGGCGACAACGAACTGCCGTACAAGCTGAACCCGTGGTTGAACGAGTTCATCGTCACGGGTTGCAATGTGCAGGCGACGCTGGTGGGGAATGGGAGCCTCGTCAGCGGCTGCGCTTCTTTCTGCGCCGCCGATGGCCATGGCGATGGCGCCATCTATGACCAGGCAACCTCCAACGTCCGCTCCCACATCGGCTGCTGCCAGTCGTCCATCCAAGCTGCCAGCGCATCCTACGGCGTGGAGCTCAAGCGGCTCGACGCCAACCTGCCCAAGGTCAGCGATGTTGATTTGCCCGTGAGCGTGCTCATCGCCGAGGTGAGCTGGTTCGACTTCGGCCAGACCCTGGACGACCTCAAAGGTCTCTCAAGGAAAGCCGATCGGCTCAGGGTCCCCGTGATTCTCTGGTGGGGGCTAGCGCACGACGCATCAGCAAATTATCCTAACTCATTCAAATGCCCCGGCCATGTAGCCCGGAGCATCTGCAAGAGCGCCAACAGCTATTGCAGGCAAGACTCGCAGTTATCTCTTGAAGTCGGAGGCTACTCGTGCCAGTGCAAAGATGGCTACGAGGGCAACCCTTACCTCACCGGAGGATGCCAAGGTGAGCTTAAAGCTTCACATGTGCACATGACGTCGCTTCTTTGTAAACTTGATTCTATATTTGCTTGACTTAATTGTGTGTATGCAGATATCAAAGAGTGTGATGAGAAAGAAAAACATTTCTGCTTCGGCAACTGCGAGGAACTGCCGGGATCGTTCCGGTGCAGCTGCCCGGAAGGAACCCATGGCAACCATTTCATGCTCGGTGGCTGCATCAAGTCCACGGACACAACCACAGACACAGGTATGATTATCACCAGCTTTGTGGGTGACTACTACTGGATGGTCGTGGTCATGCATCAACCGAACAATCCTTTTTTTTTTAAGGAAAACAATGAAACAAGTGTAAATGTTGAGCAAATACTAATAGGAAACATGTGTGCGCGTATTGTTCAATTTTCAGGTAACTATGGTTTGATCATTGGTTTGTCAGTTGCTAGCGGACCATGCATTCTACTTTTGGCTCTTGGTGCGTTTCTAATCACCCGAGATCTTGAGCAACGCAAGGCGAAAGCTTTGAGAGAGAAGTTCTTTAGTCAAAATCGTGGGCAACTGTTGAAGCAGTTGGTATCTCACAGAGCAGACATAGCAGAGAGGATGCTCATCTCTTTAGGTGAGCTGGAGAAGGCTACAAACAATTTTGATCAGGCTCGTAGGCTTGGTGGTGGAGGGCATGGCACCGTCTACAAAGGGATCTTGTCGGATTTGCATGTTGTGGCTATCAAAAAGTCGAATATTGTTGTCAAGAGAGAGATCGACGAGTTCATAAATGAGGTTGCCATACTGTCACAAATCAACCATAGGAATATTGTGAAGCTCCATGGATGTTGCCTTGAGACGGAGGTCCCTTTACTTACTTACGAGTTCATTTCTAATGGAACACTCAATGACCATCTTCACAACGAAGAACGAGGACCATTGCCTTGGAAAGATAGGTTAAGGATCATGGGTGAAATAGGAAAGGCCCTTGCTTACCTTCACTCTGCTATTTCTATCCCAGTAATACATCGAGATATCAAGCCTTCCAACATACTTCTTGATGATGCCTTGACAGCAAAAGTATCAGACTTCGGAGCTTCAAGGTACATCCCTGTGGATAAAACTGGAACAACAACTGCGGTGCAAGGAACTATAGGGTACTTGGACCCTATGTATTATTATACTGGACGTCTAACAGAAAATAGTGATGTATATAGCTTTGGGGTCCTTCTTGTCGAACTGCTTACTAGGAAGAAGCCATCTTTGTACAAATCTCCCGAAGGCGATGGGCTTGTCATGCAATTTGTTACATTACATGCAGAAGGTAACTTGACCGAAATATTGGATCCACAAGTTGTAGAGGAGGGAGGTAGCGCAGTGAAAGAAGTAGCTACTTTAGCTGCTTTATGCGTAAAACTGAAAGCAGAGGATCGACCAACCATGAGGCAAGTGGAGATGGCGTTAGAAGCTCTCCAAGCACCCAAGGAGCATGTCCAGGGTGATTTGATAGAAGCAACTAATGAGATGAAATATGTAGCAATGGATACATCGACCATCCAACGAGCAAAGCGAAGCGAAGCGACCAGGTGTTATAGCTTAGAAGAAGAGTTCCTGCTGTCCGCAAGACACCCTCAATAGTTTTGCTTATTTATGAGCAAATTTTTATCTATGTCGCATTTTCATTGTTATTGTTAGTTGTATAATTAG
It encodes:
- the LOC119297936 gene encoding wall-associated receptor kinase 2-like — translated: MEKTTDYISAAAQVVVILMMAAALMSPLCCAAAPSPPAMGLPGCETRCGNVSVPYPFGIGPARCYRSRGFKLTCVDHGNSSKIPRLLLGDGSASAFEVVGITLENNTMRVISHGVHAINISGGSGRWSLGDNELPYKLNPWLNEFIVTGCNVQATLVGNGSLVSGCASFCAADGHGDGAIYDQATSNVRSHIGCCQSSIQAASASYGVELKRLDANLPKVSDVDLPVSVLIAEVSWFDFGQTLDDLKGLSRKADRLRVPVILWWGLAHDASANYPNSFKCPGHVARSICKSANSYCRQDSQLSLEVGGYSCQCKDGYEGNPYLTGGCQDIKECDEKEKHFCFGNCEELPGSFRCSCPEGTHGNHFMLGGCIKSTDTTTDTGNYGLIIGLSVASGPCILLLALGAFLITRDLEQRKAKALREKFFSQNRGQLLKQLVSHRADIAERMLISLGELEKATNNFDQARRLGGGGHGTVYKGILSDLHVVAIKKSNIVVKREIDEFINEVAILSQINHRNIVKLHGCCLETEVPLLTYEFISNGTLNDHLHNEERGPLPWKDRLRIMGEIGKALAYLHSAISIPVIHRDIKPSNILLDDALTAKVSDFGASRYIPVDKTGTTTAVQGTIGYLDPMYYYTGRLTENSDVYSFGVLLVELLTRKKPSLYKSPEGDGLVMQFVTLHAEGNLTEILDPQVVEEGGSAVKEVATLAALCVKLKAEDRPTMRQVEMALEALQAPKEHVQGDLIEATNEMKYVAMDTSTIQRAKRSEATRCYSLEEEFLLSARHPQ